A genomic stretch from Planctomycetaceae bacterium includes:
- the rpsD gene encoding 30S ribosomal protein S4: MGRYTGPKGRINRRLGMNVYESAGAIKATERKEYPPGMHRRRKKPTTYGSALNEKQKIKFYYGLRDRQLFKYFDKARRMKGNTGELLLVLCECRLDNVVRRAGFTLTRPQARQGIVHRHFQVNGVTVNKPSIQVRPGDVITLRNRPNIKKLYANIGESANAIDTEWLNIDKAEMRVVVTTRPTFQDVQLVVDVGQVVAFMSR, from the coding sequence ATGGGGCGTTACACCGGTCCGAAGGGACGAATCAACAGACGACTCGGCATGAATGTTTACGAGTCAGCAGGTGCCATTAAAGCGACTGAGCGAAAAGAATACCCACCAGGGATGCATCGTCGCCGCAAGAAGCCAACCACATATGGTTCGGCTTTGAATGAAAAGCAGAAGATCAAGTTCTACTACGGACTACGAGACCGTCAGCTTTTCAAGTACTTCGACAAAGCCCGACGTATGAAGGGCAACACCGGTGAACTGCTGCTGGTTCTTTGCGAATGCCGCCTCGACAACGTCGTCCGTCGCGCTGGATTCACTCTGACTCGCCCACAGGCACGACAGGGTATCGTTCACCGCCACTTTCAGGTCAACGGCGTCACCGTTAACAAGCCATCGATTCAGGTTCGGCCTGGCGACGTAATTACCCTGCGAAACCGCCCGAACATCAAGAAGCTGTACGCAAATATTGGCGAATCGGCCAATGCCATTGATACAGAATGGCTGAACATCGACAAAGCCGAAATGCGAGTGGTCGTGACAACACGCCCAACGTTCCAGGACGTGCAGCTTGTCGTCGATGTCGGTCAGGTTGTGGCATTCATGTCACGATAA
- a CDS encoding thioredoxin domain-containing protein, giving the protein MEQLNKLITLILFVAFAGLLFFGKQPATAVHDPWFEQAVLKCDRPVVVKFGAEWCGPCRSMDSALDSLESTYSQSARFLRVDIDKKPEIFNAYRSSGGIPQIMIFRNGEVVALERGFGGQDNLNSWLASNLK; this is encoded by the coding sequence ATGGAACAACTGAACAAACTCATCACGCTGATTCTGTTTGTCGCATTTGCCGGTCTGTTATTCTTTGGAAAGCAACCTGCAACTGCAGTCCATGATCCATGGTTTGAGCAGGCCGTATTGAAATGTGATCGCCCGGTCGTGGTCAAGTTCGGGGCGGAGTGGTGTGGACCCTGCCGAAGTATGGACAGCGCACTCGATTCGCTCGAATCCACCTACTCACAGTCCGCACGCTTTCTGAGAGTCGATATCGACAAGAAGCCGGAAATCTTCAACGCCTACCGAAGCAGCGGTGGAATTCCGCAGATCATGATCTTTCGAAATGGAGAAGTTGTCGCACTGGAACGCGGTTTCGGCGGACAGGACAACCTCAACTCCTGGCTCGCCAGCAATCTGAAGTAG